A genome region from Streptomyces antimycoticus includes the following:
- a CDS encoding MFS transporter, translating into MGKPTWRTALSDRIPGGRDGRRMLTVTFVDRIGSGLWGATATLYFTYAAGLSTAEIGVLLAVSGSVGIAGPPLGGLLADRVPLRPLLITVQLVRAVASLALLTTTDLGLLLAITSVGSLGDRAASVLTKLYATRVAGPDRVRYQAISRTAMNVGWAVGGLAAAAALTGGTVTVYRWLLIGDALSFLASALFTLGCAEPPSAARIAVKSTPAPSEPTPGDTAPSDSAPAPEKTTAPTPWRDRRYLTYTASEAVLFLDDSVFKIGLPLWAVTATSAPHQLVPLLLVLNNVLVVLFQVPFARFGATPNTARTSLWPLAGAFLLGGAALAASAVGAPWFAAVTLVLAATAFTVAEMLHATISWELSVVLAPPTAQGAYLGVHGLAQAVQRSVGPLAVTAAIAAGPLGWLGLGAGLAAMCGAQRHLVRDRGDGALSVAPVTVSEH; encoded by the coding sequence TGCTGACCGTCACCTTCGTCGACCGGATCGGCTCGGGCCTGTGGGGCGCGACCGCGACGCTCTACTTCACCTACGCCGCCGGGCTCAGCACCGCCGAAATCGGCGTACTGCTCGCCGTGTCAGGAAGCGTGGGCATCGCCGGCCCACCCCTCGGCGGCCTCCTCGCCGACCGCGTCCCGCTGCGGCCGCTGCTGATCACCGTCCAACTGGTCCGCGCCGTCGCCTCACTCGCCCTCCTCACCACCACCGACCTCGGGCTCCTGCTCGCCATCACCTCGGTGGGCAGCCTCGGCGACCGCGCGGCCTCCGTACTGACCAAGCTGTACGCGACCCGCGTCGCGGGCCCCGACCGCGTCCGCTACCAGGCCATCAGCCGCACCGCCATGAACGTGGGCTGGGCCGTCGGCGGCCTCGCGGCGGCAGCGGCACTCACCGGCGGCACGGTCACCGTCTACCGCTGGCTCCTCATCGGCGACGCACTCTCCTTCCTCGCCTCCGCGCTGTTCACCCTCGGCTGCGCCGAACCGCCGTCGGCCGCCCGCATCGCGGTCAAGTCCACTCCCGCGCCCAGCGAACCCACGCCCGGCGACACCGCACCCAGCGACTCCGCACCCGCACCCGAGAAGACCACCGCCCCCACCCCCTGGCGCGACCGCCGCTATCTCACCTACACCGCCAGCGAGGCCGTCCTCTTCCTCGACGACTCCGTCTTCAAGATCGGCCTGCCGCTATGGGCCGTGACGGCCACCAGCGCACCGCATCAACTCGTCCCCCTGCTGCTCGTCCTCAACAACGTGCTCGTGGTGCTCTTCCAGGTCCCGTTCGCGCGCTTCGGCGCCACCCCGAACACCGCACGCACCTCGCTGTGGCCGCTGGCGGGCGCCTTCCTCCTCGGCGGGGCCGCGCTGGCCGCCTCGGCCGTCGGCGCGCCCTGGTTCGCGGCCGTCACGCTGGTGCTGGCCGCCACCGCCTTCACCGTCGCGGAGATGCTGCACGCCACGATCTCCTGGGAGTTGTCCGTCGTCCTCGCCCCGCCCACCGCGCAGGGCGCCTACCTCGGCGTGCACGGCCTGGCCCAGGCCGTCCAGCGCAGCGTGGGACCACTCGCGGTGACGGCGGCGATCGCGGCGGGCCCCCTCGGCTGGCTCGGCCTCGGCGCCGGGCTCGCCGCGATGTGCGGCGCCCAGCGCCACCT